A window of Aeromicrobium sp. Root236 contains these coding sequences:
- the rpmG gene encoding 50S ribosomal protein L33 — protein sequence MARSTDLRPIIKLRSTAGTGYTYVTRKSRRNDPDRMGLRKYDPVAGRHVEFREER from the coding sequence ATGGCGCGATCAACCGATCTCCGGCCCATCATCAAGCTCCGGTCGACCGCCGGCACGGGATACACGTACGTGACCCGCAAGAGCCGCCGCAACGACCCCGACCGCATGGGGCTGCGCAAGTACGACCCCGTCGCGGGGCGCCATGTGGAGTTCCGCGAGGAGCGTTAA